Proteins encoded together in one Triticum dicoccoides isolate Atlit2015 ecotype Zavitan chromosome 7B, WEW_v2.0, whole genome shotgun sequence window:
- the LOC119341072 gene encoding heat stress transcription factor C-2b-like translates to MLSSHYFIKKSQDKSCGTLVRERPMAAASVGGGAAPFVWKTYRMVEDPGTDGVIGWGKGNNSFVVADPFVFSQTMLPAHFKHNNFSSFVRQLNTYGFRKVDPDRWEFAHGSFLRGQTHLLRNIVRRGTPAPGGGGKRKDAGAAGLTDDDMTMVATEVVRLKKEQSTIDDRVAAMWRRVQETERKPKQMLAFLLTIVGDRDTLQRLVGNSGNAAGGDQEPVEGGEKRARLLLDGDFGNVSAFGPDAVDFAGFYTDDAFANAPVPVEAAAGSGGGGAGCTFAFGVDSGY, encoded by the exons ATGCTCTCCTCCCATTACTTTATCAAGAAATCTCAGGACAAATCCTGCGGGACTTTAGTTAGAGAGAGACCGATGGCGGCGGCGAGCGTCGGCGGCGGAGCGGCGCCGTTCGTGTGGAAGACGTACCGGATGGTGGAGGACCCCGGGACGGACGGGGTCATCGGGTGGGGGAAGGGGAACAACAGCTTCGTCGTCGCCGACCCCTTCGTCTTCTCGCAGACCATGCTCCCCGCGCACTTCAAGCACAACAACTTCTCCAGCTTCGTCCGCCAGCTCAACACCTAT GGCTTCCGCAAGGTGGATCCGGACCGGTGGGAGTTCGCCCACGGCTCCTTCCTCCGGGGCCAGACGCACCTCCTGCGCAACATCGTCCGCCGTGGCACCCCCGcccccggcggcggcggcaagcgcaAGGACGCGGGGGCGGCCGGCCTCACCGACGACGACATGACCATGGTCGCCACGGAGGTGGTGAGGCTGAAGAAGGAGCAGAGCACCATCGACGACAGGGTGGCCGCCATGTGGCGCCGCGTGCAGGAGACCGAGCGGAAGCCCAAGCAGATGCTCGCGTTCCTCCTCACCATCGTCGGCGACCGCGACACGCTGCAGCGCCTGGTCGGCAACAGCGGCAACGCGGCCGGCGGCGATCAGGAGCCGGTGGAGGGCGGCGAGAAAAGGGCGAGGCTGCTGCTTGACGGCGACTTCGGCAACGTGTCCGCGTTTGGGCCGGACGCCGTCGACTTCGCGGGGTTCTACACCGACGACGCGTTCGCCAATGCGCCGGTGCCGGTGGAGGCGGCCGCCGGGTCGGGCGGTGGTGGTGCCGGCTGCACGTTTGCGTTTGGAGTGGACAGTGGGTACTGA